One part of the Phycisphaerae bacterium genome encodes these proteins:
- a CDS encoding redoxin domain-containing protein — protein MGRGMIIFVSLALVYNVAAEPQDQGTAATIQSLQKEQQQLRADVNNLRTELQSLRRLLADLQARLPAAVENNAEAVDEPISLAAIDQKLNTILGQLQVISKNATAPKAEPRRPAMDLVGKPAPPIALTTMAGAPVGNAQFTSHPATVLNFVAPNCGFCARQIPKVEQVRATYEPKGVRFVNINEQMGAKAYTPEEAAAEYTSRGSNLELAMDPGNKIGGAYFATAYPTMFVIRSDGTVAHVNIGAKDNIDQMLQQQLAALLGESKPEPGSAPPAGK, from the coding sequence ATGGGTCGGGGCATGATCATCTTTGTTTCGCTCGCGCTGGTGTATAACGTCGCAGCTGAGCCCCAGGATCAAGGCACGGCGGCGACGATTCAGAGTCTTCAGAAAGAACAGCAGCAACTTCGCGCCGACGTGAACAATCTGCGGACCGAACTGCAGAGTCTGCGCCGATTGCTGGCCGACTTGCAGGCCCGTCTGCCGGCGGCCGTGGAGAACAACGCCGAGGCGGTGGACGAGCCCATATCGCTGGCCGCCATCGATCAGAAACTCAACACGATTCTTGGCCAGCTGCAGGTCATCTCAAAAAACGCCACCGCTCCCAAGGCCGAGCCGCGCCGTCCGGCGATGGATCTGGTCGGCAAGCCGGCCCCTCCCATCGCGTTGACGACCATGGCGGGAGCGCCCGTTGGGAACGCGCAGTTCACGAGTCACCCGGCCACCGTGTTGAACTTCGTGGCGCCGAACTGCGGCTTCTGCGCGCGGCAAATCCCCAAGGTCGAGCAGGTTCGTGCTACGTACGAGCCGAAGGGCGTGCGTTTCGTGAATATCAACGAGCAGATGGGCGCAAAAGCGTACACGCCGGAGGAGGCCGCCGCCGAGTACACCTCGCGCGGGTCGAACCTCGAACTGGCGATGGACCCTGGCAACAAGATCGGCGGTGCGTATTTCGCCACTGCGTACCCGACGATGTTCGTGATCCGCAGTGACGGCACGGTGGCGCACGTCAACATCGGCGCGAAGGACAACATCGATCAGATGCTCCAGCAACAGCTCGCCGCGCTGCTGGGAGAATCAAAGCCCGAGCCGGGCAGCGCTCCGCCGGCAGGCAAATGA